The following are encoded in a window of Harmonia axyridis chromosome 7, icHarAxyr1.1, whole genome shotgun sequence genomic DNA:
- the LOC123684572 gene encoding proline-rich protein 36-like: MNSVVWLLLAACVRGTLAAPSLPPLPVNPGGIGGLFRGPNSETIIRGPDGSEITSEQIGGAVQTSPGLEPIVVPDYPYDQVAVSSVAVAPSETIGVPNNIEVAGPTLIQENSGSTLQLATIPQSSPIEVTAAEIPTLATTAEEPHIIETELVDAPEVEPNQSSDLEGPSGSISVRGSTSIVSGPASTTISEPVRRIPTVALPIQEPTTLLLPPAPPVNLHAVNPSLTSVGLNSPPSVPNAQIPLTSSQQSLSYPSLNTDLIPPPLPSTQIAGIADTSSIQTQTVFSAPISSSDQLVLSDNARVGISDSPSIQSQTVSSSPIPLEALPPNAVDLGQTIVSTTQRSTVAPSAGDIDVSRINLGHNPTQQTIAFSPSQIPLEQQNIVSSTSAPILSSTIQTVQQNGGISLSPSVPLLTTASELNRIDVSSSPALNSANAIFTPNGLTGRIESQEQSILSNQIVSNTASLASDDGRQWLSPTEANIPSRPWVNVDTDHILPSSVSPPRSGSNELPISTVLDTVLVQPTDPKNREVIEFGGKQLENVGNIVPVLHHPVLVAGGLTHFHQIPTASISQLTSRNDANIQDLNRYGRQTKGEEVKK; the protein is encoded by the exons ATGAACTCTGTG GTATGGTTGCTATTGGCAGCTTGCGTACGAGGAACGCTTGCTGCCCCAAGTCTTCCACCTCTACCAGTAAACCCTGGAGGTATTGGAGGCCTCTTCAGAGGACCAAACTCGGAAACCATCATCAGAGGACCTGACGGCAGCGAGATAACCTCAGAACAAATAGGCGGAGCAGTTCAAACATCACCTGGACTGGAACCTATCGTAGTACCAGATTATCCATACGATCAAGTTGCAGTATCATCAGTTGCTGTAGCTCCTTCTGAGACAATTGGCGTTCCGAATAACATAGAGGTAGCTGGACCAACTCTCATCCAAGAGAATTCTGGTAGCACCTTACAGTTAGCTACAATACCTCAATCTTCACCAATTGAAGTTACGGCAGCAGAAATTCCAACACTTGCCACGACTGCTGAAGAACCACATATAATAGAGACTGAATTGGTAGACGCTCCTGAAGTCGAACCAAACCAGAGTTCTGACTTGGAAGGACCATCTGGATCAATCTCTGTAAGAGGATCAACATCTATTGTGTCTGGACCAGCATCAACAACAATTTCAG aacCTGTCAGAAGAATACCAACCGTAGCTTTGCCTATTCAAGAGCCAACAACTCTTCTACTTCCACCAGCTCCACCAGTCAATTTGCATGCTGTTAATCCGAGTTTGACATCAGTGGGTTTGAATTCTCCACCTTCTGTACCAAATGCACAAATTCCATTAACAAGTTCACAACAATCCCTGTCATATCCCAGTTTAAACACTGATCTGATACCACCACCTCTACCATCTACTCAAATAGCAGGAATTGCTGATACTTCCTCCATTCAAACTCAAACTGTTTTTTCTGCTCCCATATCATCTTCTGATCAACTAGTTCTCAGCGACAATGCTAGAGTAGGAATTTCTGATTCCCCCTCTATTCAAAGTCAAACCGTTTCTTCCTCGCCTATACCACTAGAAGCATTACCACCTAATGCAGTAGATTTGGGCCAAACTATAGTATCCACAACACAGAGGTCTACTGTTGCACCTTCAGCAGGTGACATCGATGTCAGCAGGATCAATTTAGGGCACAATCCAACTCAGCAAACTATTGCGTTTTCACCATCACAAATACCACTTGAACAGCAAAACATCGTATCATCCACTTCTGCTCCAATTCTATCTTCGACTATCCAAACAGTACAGCAAAATGGAGGAATATCACTTTCTCCAAGCGTGCCTCTCTTGACAACAGCATCTGAACTCAATCGTATAGATGTATCTTCTTCTCCTGCTCTGAATAGTGCCAATGCGATATTCACTCCAAATGGTTTGACTGGAAGAATCGAATCTCAGGAACAATCGATTCTCAGTAACCAAATAGTATCGAATACCGCTAGTTTGGCTTCAGATGATGGCAGACAGTGGTTAAGCCCAACCGAAGCTAATATTCCTTCAAGGCCTTGGGTGAACGTGGACACCGATCATATCTTGCCATCATCAGTATCACCACCAAGAAGTGGGAGTAATGAGTTACCAATTTCCACAGTTCTAGATACAGTCCTTGTGCAACCAACAGATCCCAAGAACAGGGAAGTGATTGAATTTGGTGGAAAGCAGTTGGAGAATGTTGGTAACATTGTTCCTGTGTTGCATCACCCTGTATTAGTGGCAGGAGGCTTGACTCATTTCCACCAAATACCAACAGCTTCAATAAGCC